One region of Termitidicoccus mucosus genomic DNA includes:
- a CDS encoding GDSL-type esterase/lipase family protein — protein sequence MTKHTPSAEIRPREKVTYWVTLFLSVAAALHGRPPEQPQPPLRFDFGAGAVAPGFAPVRADTFYSAARGYGFEPGAVLREVDRGGDELRGDFVTAGDGGAPFKFSVAVPEGNYRVTVTLGDAAGESLTTVKAETGRLMLERVATASGRFETRAFLVNTRNARLSPGNQLKLDVREWDAAKNQTVTATWDDKLTLQFSDARPCVCAVEIEPVADAVTVFLIGDSTVTDQGSEPFGTWGQQLPRWFAPPVVIANHAESGQTLKAFRFQRRWDKVMSLMRPGDYVFMQFGHNDLNQRGHDAMWPVEDKAGDWVNTHADAYTDYKWLLAAYAAEVRRRGGTPVIVSPMTKIDRRNGFLNTPGLGNYPAAAREAARLADAAFIDLNAMSAEIVRTLGEKAAPLAYVDGLHTNTYGGYLFSRCIVEGVRRALPELARHIAADAGAFDPAHPSPLPDGFKIPPDPRVELPRPPGFPPRPAS from the coding sequence ATGACAAAACACACGCCCTCCGCTGAAATCCGCCCCCGGGAAAAAGTAACCTATTGGGTTACACTCTTTCTGTCCGTCGCGGCGGCGCTTCACGGCCGGCCGCCGGAACAGCCGCAGCCGCCGCTGCGCTTCGATTTCGGCGCGGGCGCCGTGGCGCCGGGTTTCGCGCCGGTGCGCGCGGACACGTTCTATTCCGCCGCGCGGGGTTATGGTTTCGAGCCCGGCGCAGTTCTCCGCGAGGTCGATCGCGGCGGGGATGAATTGCGCGGTGATTTTGTGACCGCGGGCGACGGGGGCGCGCCGTTCAAGTTTTCCGTTGCCGTCCCGGAGGGAAATTACCGCGTGACCGTGACGCTCGGCGATGCCGCGGGCGAATCGCTGACGACGGTCAAGGCCGAGACGGGACGCCTCATGCTGGAACGCGTCGCCACCGCAAGCGGACGTTTCGAGACCCGCGCGTTTCTGGTCAACACGCGCAACGCGCGCCTCTCGCCCGGCAACCAGCTCAAGCTCGACGTGCGCGAATGGGACGCGGCCAAGAACCAGACGGTCACCGCCACATGGGACGACAAGCTCACGCTGCAATTCAGCGATGCGCGACCGTGCGTGTGCGCCGTCGAGATCGAACCCGTGGCCGACGCGGTCACGGTGTTTCTCATCGGGGACTCCACCGTCACCGACCAAGGCAGCGAGCCTTTCGGCACCTGGGGCCAGCAACTGCCGCGCTGGTTTGCGCCGCCCGTCGTCATTGCCAACCACGCCGAGTCGGGCCAGACGCTGAAGGCGTTTCGTTTTCAGCGCCGCTGGGACAAGGTCATGAGCCTGATGAGGCCCGGCGATTATGTGTTCATGCAATTCGGCCACAACGACCTCAACCAGCGCGGGCACGACGCGATGTGGCCGGTCGAGGACAAGGCGGGCGATTGGGTGAACACGCATGCGGATGCGTACACCGATTACAAATGGCTGCTCGCCGCCTATGCCGCCGAGGTGAGGCGCCGCGGCGGCACGCCCGTGATCGTCTCGCCCATGACGAAGATCGACCGGCGTAATGGATTTTTGAATACACCGGGCCTGGGCAATTATCCCGCGGCCGCCCGGGAAGCCGCGCGGCTAGCCGATGCCGCCTTCATCGACCTCAATGCGATGAGCGCGGAAATCGTGCGCACCCTCGGTGAAAAAGCCGCGCCGCTCGCCTATGTGGACGGGTTGCACACCAACACCTACGGCGGCTACCTTTTCTCGCGCTGCATCGTGGAGGGCGTCCGCCGCGCCCTTCCCGAACTCGCGCGCCATATCGCGGCGGATGCGGGCGCGTTCGATCCCGCGCACCCGAGCCCTTTGCCGGACGGCTTCAAGATTCCGCCCGACCCGCGGGTCGAGCTGCCGCGCCCGCCGGGTTTTCCGCCGCGCCCGGCTTCCTGA
- a CDS encoding carboxylesterase/lipase family protein translates to MKNPSAPPGIITRRSLLKGVAAGVGAAMLSPLFRNRILAAPAWPEGPSIETTCGKVRGYIDEGIHVFKGIPYGADTAPRRFMAPTPPEPWTGVREALRFGPRAPQPGRAQSSASGGASPDPVSEDCLYLNVWTPGFESRAKRPVMVYIHGGGYNSLSANDPLYDGVRLCHRGDVVVVTLNHRLNAFGYLYLAELGGAEFADSGNAGQLDLILALEWVRDNIAAFGGDPGCVLIFGESGGGAKNACLMGMPRAMGLFHRAASSSGETVTASRPETATRRAEAVLKALGLDRGRVAALKTLPMRDLIEAGRAAGYHGPVLDGGALPRHPFHPDAPAFSAHIPFMVGTNKDESRLLIGRGNPAMFDLTWETLKPNLASYSEKMGSLDLDDVIAMYRRVHPEFSASDVFFAATTDSRDWRPALVEIERRAALPAGAAPTYSYELHWGSPVTPRMKAHHALDLPLLMDNVTLSSRLTGTGPDAYEMAAIISETYIAFARTGKPDNPKIPAWPPYDLQRRATMAFDLKPRVIDDPRSEARKLFSQVPYENPGT, encoded by the coding sequence ATGAAAAATCCATCCGCCCCGCCTGGCATCATCACGCGCCGCTCCCTGCTCAAAGGCGTCGCGGCCGGCGTGGGCGCGGCGATGCTGTCGCCGCTGTTTCGCAATCGCATCCTGGCCGCGCCGGCTTGGCCGGAGGGACCCTCCATCGAAACGACCTGCGGAAAGGTGCGCGGCTATATCGACGAGGGCATCCACGTCTTCAAGGGCATTCCCTACGGCGCCGACACCGCGCCGCGCCGCTTCATGGCGCCGACGCCGCCCGAGCCGTGGACCGGCGTGCGCGAGGCGCTGCGTTTCGGCCCGCGCGCCCCGCAGCCGGGCCGCGCGCAATCCTCCGCCTCCGGCGGGGCGTCGCCCGATCCGGTCAGCGAGGATTGCCTTTATCTGAACGTCTGGACTCCCGGCTTCGAGTCGCGCGCGAAGCGGCCGGTGATGGTTTACATCCACGGCGGCGGCTATAATTCGCTTTCGGCCAACGACCCGCTCTACGACGGCGTGCGGCTTTGTCATCGCGGCGATGTCGTGGTGGTCACGCTCAACCACCGGCTCAATGCGTTTGGTTATCTTTATCTCGCGGAACTGGGCGGGGCGGAGTTCGCCGATTCCGGCAACGCCGGCCAGCTCGACCTGATCCTCGCGCTCGAATGGGTGCGCGACAACATCGCGGCGTTCGGCGGCGATCCGGGCTGCGTGCTCATTTTCGGCGAGTCGGGCGGCGGCGCGAAAAACGCCTGCCTCATGGGCATGCCGCGCGCGATGGGCCTGTTTCACCGCGCCGCGTCGTCCAGCGGGGAAACCGTCACGGCGTCGCGTCCCGAAACGGCCACGCGCCGCGCCGAGGCCGTGCTCAAGGCGCTGGGCCTGGATCGCGGCCGCGTGGCCGCGCTCAAGACCTTGCCGATGCGCGACCTCATCGAGGCCGGCCGCGCCGCCGGCTACCACGGCCCCGTGCTCGATGGCGGCGCGCTGCCGCGCCATCCGTTTCATCCCGACGCGCCGGCATTTTCCGCGCACATTCCCTTCATGGTCGGCACCAACAAGGACGAATCGCGCCTGCTCATCGGACGCGGAAATCCCGCGATGTTCGACCTGACTTGGGAAACCTTGAAGCCGAACCTCGCGAGCTACTCCGAGAAAATGGGCTCGCTCGACCTCGACGACGTCATCGCGATGTATCGGCGCGTGCATCCGGAGTTTTCCGCGAGCGATGTCTTTTTCGCCGCGACCACCGATTCGCGCGACTGGCGCCCGGCGCTGGTGGAAATCGAACGCCGCGCCGCGCTGCCCGCCGGCGCCGCGCCGACCTATTCCTACGAGTTGCACTGGGGCTCGCCGGTCACGCCGCGCATGAAGGCGCACCACGCGCTCGACCTGCCGCTGCTGATGGACAACGTCACGCTTTCCAGCCGGCTGACCGGCACCGGCCCCGACGCCTACGAGATGGCGGCGATAATCAGCGAGACCTACATCGCCTTTGCGCGCACCGGGAAGCCCGACAACCCGAAAATTCCCGCGTGGCCGCCCTACGATTTGCAACGGCGGGCCACGATGGCCTTCGATCTGAAGCCGCGCGTGATCGACGATCCGCGCAGCGAGGCGCGCAAGCTCTTCTCGCAAGTCCCGTATGAAAATCCCGGCACATGA
- a CDS encoding GDSL-type esterase/lipase family protein, with protein sequence MKKLRLLTLVLLPLFAIHASPLRGEAAPVTLAEDAETYTLGNGIVTARVAKASGDLVSLRYNNLEMLATFLTPGGEPDLQRDPPGANPNGLNPRMTDHQYAFWSHDAMGPRGTAPAIARVTIDPRANGGERAEVSIKGVADGRKMGTGPGASPDGQFAADVEIRYTLGRGEPGVYTYSIFEHRPEQPQSAIGEARFCAKLAAFFDWMSVDAKRDLHYPKELRVGDKYIYTALQSANPAFGWSSTEKKVGLFFINPSMEYMSGGPTKVEFLGHRDTNAVAAPCVLNYWRSSHYGGARVEVDAGERWQKVVGPFLIYVNSGASPKAIYDDAKARAVGEAGKWPYAWVRGVDYPSAAERSTVQGRLVLRDDPGAAPSQRSAGMADCRPSASKPARDIADKNVRAPESGTSLQPMTGAAAAPFTRLTIGLTAPDTEWQRDAKHYQFWATGTPDGSFAIPNVRPGRYTLRAFADGVLGEFVQTGVTVEPGKPLDLGALTWTPVRRGRQLWDIGIPNRNASEFFMADKHDDPEISLRYAALFPNDIRYTIGQSDFSRDWFFQHVPHNEDPAAKSSPFRGATAPGRATPYAIAFDLPAAPKGRATLRLAICGTGAKTIEVAVNGRPAGKIDGLAGDGTITRHGTQGIWYERELAFDAALMRAGENTLVLTVPAGPVNNGVMYDYLRLELDESATRTLFIAGDSTAANGNINAIGWGKIAGEYFDPAKIEVVNLARGGRSSRTFITEGHWDRLLEAVKPGDVVLIQFGHNDGSPVNDGSRARGSLPGLGEETQEIDNKMTKKHEVVHTFGWYLRKMVADARAKGAWPALLTLTVRNYWKDGRVERGSGRYDEWIRQVAESEKVPLVDHTRLIADRYEQLGHAEVNAFFPRDHVHTSADGARLNAFLAVSGLKGLREQWLVVALSHAGRQVPVAEPSAVFVPPQPPPPGVDRDEREVFGKWLNLPAPADPALPTIWLIGDSTVRNGRGTGYNKEFGWGDPFAAYFYTAKVNVVNRAVGGTGARTFRAQWERILPQVKPGDVVIMQFGHNDNGARGALRGTGGETEERENAATKQPETVHTFGWYLRQYIAEARARDARFVVCSLVPRNRWSDGKVGRAGDSHGGWARAIAAETGTPFVDLNTLIADYYDSIGEEQTAALFADKTTHTNWAGAVINAKIAAGALHALPDNPVADFMRPGM encoded by the coding sequence ATGAAAAAACTCCGTCTCCTCACCCTCGTCCTCCTCCCGCTTTTTGCCATTCACGCCTCACCGCTCCGTGGTGAGGCCGCGCCTGTCACGCTCGCCGAGGACGCCGAGACCTACACGCTCGGCAACGGCATCGTCACCGCACGCGTGGCCAAGGCGTCCGGCGATCTCGTTTCGCTGCGCTACAATAATCTCGAAATGCTCGCGACTTTCCTGACGCCCGGCGGCGAGCCCGACCTCCAGCGCGACCCGCCCGGCGCGAACCCCAACGGGCTCAACCCGCGCATGACCGACCACCAATACGCTTTCTGGTCGCACGATGCGATGGGGCCGCGCGGCACCGCGCCCGCGATCGCGCGCGTCACCATTGATCCCCGCGCCAACGGCGGCGAGCGCGCCGAGGTCTCGATCAAGGGCGTCGCCGACGGACGCAAGATGGGCACCGGCCCCGGGGCGTCGCCCGACGGGCAGTTCGCCGCCGACGTGGAAATCCGCTACACGCTCGGGCGCGGCGAGCCGGGCGTTTATACGTATTCAATTTTTGAACACAGGCCGGAACAACCGCAGAGCGCAATCGGCGAGGCGCGCTTCTGCGCCAAGCTCGCCGCGTTTTTCGACTGGATGAGCGTCGATGCGAAGCGCGACCTGCATTACCCGAAGGAGCTGCGCGTCGGCGACAAATACATCTACACCGCGCTCCAGTCCGCCAACCCGGCCTTCGGCTGGTCGAGCACGGAAAAGAAGGTCGGCCTGTTTTTCATCAATCCCTCGATGGAATACATGAGCGGCGGTCCGACGAAGGTGGAGTTTCTCGGCCACCGCGACACCAACGCCGTCGCCGCCCCGTGCGTGCTGAATTACTGGCGCAGCAGCCACTACGGCGGGGCGCGGGTGGAGGTGGACGCAGGCGAGCGCTGGCAAAAAGTCGTCGGACCGTTTCTCATCTACGTGAATTCCGGCGCGAGCCCAAAGGCGATCTACGACGATGCGAAGGCGCGCGCCGTAGGCGAGGCTGGAAAATGGCCCTACGCGTGGGTGCGCGGTGTGGATTACCCGTCCGCCGCCGAGCGCTCCACGGTGCAAGGCCGCCTCGTCTTGCGCGATGACCCCGGAGCGGCGCCGTCCCAAAGGAGCGCGGGCATGGCAGACTGTCGGCCTTCGGCCTCGAAACCTGCCCGCGACATCGCGGACAAGAATGTCCGCGCCCCTGAAAGCGGCACATCCCTCCAGCCCATGACTGGCGCCGCCGCCGCTCCCTTCACGCGCCTGACCATCGGCCTGACCGCGCCGGACACCGAGTGGCAGCGCGACGCGAAGCACTACCAGTTCTGGGCCACCGGAACCCCCGACGGCTCCTTTGCCATTCCCAACGTGCGCCCTGGCCGCTACACGCTGCGCGCGTTCGCCGACGGCGTGCTCGGCGAGTTTGTCCAAACCGGCGTCACCGTCGAACCCGGCAAGCCCCTCGACCTCGGCGCGCTCACCTGGACGCCCGTCCGCCGCGGACGCCAGCTCTGGGACATCGGCATCCCGAATCGCAACGCCTCCGAGTTCTTCATGGCCGACAAGCACGACGACCCCGAAATCTCGCTGCGTTACGCCGCGCTGTTTCCAAACGACATCCGCTACACCATCGGTCAAAGTGACTTCAGCCGCGACTGGTTCTTCCAGCACGTCCCGCACAACGAGGACCCCGCCGCCAAGTCGTCGCCGTTTCGCGGCGCGACCGCGCCGGGCCGGGCGACGCCGTATGCGATCGCGTTCGACCTGCCCGCCGCGCCCAAAGGCCGCGCCACGCTGCGTCTCGCGATCTGCGGCACCGGCGCAAAAACCATCGAGGTCGCGGTGAACGGGCGGCCCGCCGGAAAAATCGACGGGCTCGCCGGCGACGGCACGATCACGCGCCACGGCACGCAAGGCATCTGGTATGAGCGCGAGCTCGCCTTCGACGCCGCGCTGATGCGCGCGGGGGAAAACACCCTGGTGCTCACCGTGCCCGCCGGCCCGGTCAACAACGGCGTCATGTATGATTACCTGCGCCTCGAACTCGACGAGTCCGCAACGCGCACGCTTTTTATTGCCGGCGATTCCACCGCCGCCAATGGAAACATCAACGCCATCGGCTGGGGAAAAATAGCCGGCGAGTATTTCGACCCGGCGAAAATCGAGGTGGTCAACCTCGCCCGCGGCGGGCGCAGCAGCCGCACCTTTATCACCGAGGGCCACTGGGACCGCCTGCTCGAGGCGGTGAAGCCAGGCGACGTCGTGCTGATCCAGTTCGGCCACAACGACGGCTCGCCGGTCAACGACGGGAGCCGCGCCCGCGGCTCGCTGCCGGGGCTCGGCGAGGAGACCCAGGAAATCGACAACAAGATGACGAAGAAGCACGAGGTCGTGCACACGTTCGGCTGGTATCTGCGCAAGATGGTCGCCGACGCGCGCGCGAAAGGCGCGTGGCCTGCTCTCCTTACCCTCACCGTGCGCAATTATTGGAAGGACGGCCGCGTCGAGCGCGGCTCGGGCCGCTATGACGAGTGGATCCGCCAGGTCGCGGAGTCGGAAAAAGTCCCGCTCGTCGATCACACGAGGCTCATCGCCGATCGCTACGAACAGCTCGGCCACGCGGAAGTGAACGCGTTTTTCCCTCGCGACCACGTGCACACCAGCGCCGACGGCGCGCGGCTCAACGCCTTTCTCGCCGTCAGCGGCCTCAAGGGCCTGCGCGAGCAGTGGCTCGTCGTCGCGCTTTCGCACGCGGGCCGTCAGGTGCCGGTCGCGGAGCCGTCGGCGGTCTTCGTGCCGCCGCAGCCGCCCCCGCCGGGCGTCGATCGCGATGAGCGCGAGGTTTTCGGCAAATGGCTCAATCTCCCCGCCCCCGCCGATCCCGCGCTGCCGACGATCTGGCTCATCGGCGACTCGACCGTGCGCAACGGCCGCGGCACCGGTTACAACAAGGAATTCGGCTGGGGCGATCCCTTCGCGGCTTATTTCTACACGGCCAAGGTCAACGTGGTGAACCGCGCCGTCGGCGGCACGGGCGCGCGCACGTTTCGCGCGCAGTGGGAGCGCATCCTGCCGCAGGTCAAGCCGGGCGACGTCGTCATCATGCAATTCGGCCACAACGACAACGGCGCGCGCGGCGCGTTGCGCGGCACCGGCGGCGAGACGGAGGAGCGCGAAAACGCCGCGACGAAACAGCCCGAGACCGTGCACACCTTCGGCTGGTATTTGCGGCAGTATATCGCGGAGGCGCGCGCCAGAGACGCGCGCTTCGTCGTGTGCTCGCTCGTGCCGCGCAACCGCTGGAGCGACGGCAAGGTCGGCCGGGCCGGTGACAGCCACGGCGGCTGGGCGCGCGCCATCGCCGCGGAGACCGGGACGCCCTTTGTCGATCTCAACACGCTCATCGCCGATTATTACGACTCGATTGGCGAGGAGCAAACCGCCGCGCTCTTCGCGGACAAAACCACGCACACCAACTGGGCCGGCGCGGTGATCAACGCAAAAATCGCGGCCGGCGCCCTGCACGCCCTGCCGGACAACCCGGTCGCCGATTTCATGCGCCCGGGGATGTAG
- a CDS encoding polysaccharide lyase family protein — translation MKISACLICLAAFLAVLPRPAGAAAPHVILSEDAETYTLDNGVVAARVSKVTGDLVSLRYKNLELLATSLTPDFKPAAQGGAPADNPNWRAPSITGHQHGYWSHDTMGVKGSAPAIPSVTIDPRANGGERGEVSIKAVAANGRKLGTGPGTNPAEGNFASDIEIRYTLGRGDPGVYTYSIFEHKPGYPLTSLGEARYCAKLADFFDWMSVDARRDLHFPKELRAGDKYIYTALQSANPAFGWSSTAKKVGLFFINPSMEYMSGGPTKVELMGHRDTNEVAAPCVLNYWRSSHYGGARVDVDAGEHWQKVVGPFFIYANSGDTPQAIYADARARADAESEQWPYAWVRGVDYPSAAERATVQGRLVLRDAPGAAAPQRGGGAAPFTRLTVGLTAPGTEWQRDAKHYQFWAAGSPDGTFAIPNVRPGRYTLRAFADGVLGEFAQTGVTVEPGKPLDLGALIWTPVRRGRQLWDIGIPNRNASEFFMAGEHDDPEISLRYATLFPGDIRYTVGQSDFSRDWFFQHVPHNEDPAAKSAPFRGVRSPGRAAPRTVVFDLTAAPKGRATLRLAICGTGVKTIEISVNGRAAGSIDGLVGDGVITRHGTQGIWYEREFAFDAALLRAGENTLALTIPAGPVNNGVVYDYLRLELDENAASMRPDM, via the coding sequence ATGAAAATCTCCGCCTGCCTCATCTGCCTCGCCGCGTTTCTGGCCGTCCTGCCCCGGCCCGCCGGCGCCGCCGCTCCCCATGTCATCCTTTCCGAGGATGCCGAAACCTACACGCTCGACAACGGTGTCGTCGCCGCGCGCGTTTCCAAGGTCACCGGCGACCTCGTCTCGTTGCGCTACAAAAACCTCGAACTGCTCGCCACCTCGCTCACGCCCGATTTCAAGCCCGCCGCACAGGGCGGCGCCCCCGCGGACAATCCCAACTGGCGCGCGCCGTCCATCACCGGCCACCAGCACGGCTACTGGTCGCACGACACGATGGGCGTCAAGGGCTCCGCGCCCGCGATCCCGAGCGTCACCATCGACCCGCGCGCCAACGGCGGCGAGCGCGGCGAGGTCTCCATCAAGGCCGTCGCCGCCAACGGGCGCAAGCTGGGCACCGGTCCGGGCACCAACCCGGCGGAGGGAAATTTTGCCAGCGACATCGAAATCCGCTACACGCTCGGGCGCGGCGACCCGGGGGTTTACACGTATTCGATTTTTGAACACAAACCCGGATACCCCCTCACCTCGCTCGGCGAGGCGCGCTACTGCGCCAAGCTCGCCGACTTTTTCGACTGGATGAGCGTCGATGCGCGCCGCGACCTCCACTTTCCGAAGGAGCTGCGCGCCGGCGACAAATACATCTACACCGCGCTCCAGTCCGCCAACCCCGCCTTCGGCTGGTCGAGCACCGCGAAAAAAGTCGGCCTCTTCTTCATCAACCCCTCGATGGAATACATGAGCGGCGGCCCCACCAAGGTCGAGCTCATGGGCCATCGCGACACCAACGAAGTCGCCGCCCCGTGCGTGCTGAATTACTGGCGCAGCAGCCACTACGGCGGGGCGCGGGTGGACGTGGACGCGGGCGAGCACTGGCAAAAAGTCGTCGGCCCCTTTTTCATTTACGCCAACTCCGGCGACACCCCGCAGGCGATCTACGCCGACGCCCGCGCGCGCGCCGACGCCGAGTCGGAACAATGGCCCTACGCGTGGGTGCGCGGCGTCGATTACCCGTCCGCCGCCGAACGCGCCACGGTGCAAGGCCGCCTCGTCTTGCGCGATGCCCCCGGCGCGGCGGCACCCCAAAGGGGCGGCGGCGCCGCTCCCTTCACGCGCCTGACCGTCGGCCTGACCGCGCCGGGCACCGAGTGGCAACGCGACGCGAAACACTACCAGTTCTGGGCCGCCGGCTCCCCCGACGGCACCTTCGCCATCCCCAACGTGCGCCCCGGCCGCTACACGCTGCGCGCCTTCGCCGACGGCGTGCTCGGCGAGTTCGCCCAAACCGGCGTCACTGTCGAGCCCGGCAAGCCCCTCGACCTTGGCGCGCTCATCTGGACGCCCGTCCGCCGCGGACGCCAGCTTTGGGACATCGGCATCCCCAACCGCAACGCCTCCGAGTTCTTCATGGCCGGCGAGCACGACGACCCCGAAATCTCGCTCCGCTACGCCACGCTGTTTCCGGGCGACATCCGCTACACCGTTGGTCAAAGTGACTTCAGCCGCGACTGGTTCTTCCAGCACGTCCCGCACAACGAGGACCCCGCCGCCAAGTCCGCGCCCTTCCGCGGCGTGCGCTCGCCCGGCCGCGCCGCGCCCCGCACCGTCGTCTTCGACCTGACCGCCGCGCCCAAAGGCCGCGCCACGCTGCGCCTCGCGATCTGCGGCACCGGCGTGAAAACCATCGAAATCTCCGTGAACGGCCGCGCCGCCGGCAGCATCGACGGGCTCGTCGGCGACGGCGTCATCACGCGCCACGGCACGCAAGGCATCTGGTATGAGCGCGAGTTCGCCTTCGACGCCGCGCTCCTGCGCGCCGGTGAAAACACCCTCGCGCTCACCATCCCCGCCGGCCCGGTCAACAACGGCGTCGTGTATGATTACCTGCGTCTCGAACTCGACGAAAACGCCGCCTCCATGCGCCCGGACATGTGA